TGCAAACCATCACCGTGCCAAGCCGatatgtgtgaaaaacaaaacggTATCTGCTGGAACACAAATTCCATTACTGTCTGCTCCTAATGTTGACAGAGATGTTTTCTCGGCCTGGAGAAAAGCATTGTTTGGTCCTGTGTGGATCACACAGTGCAGGGTCCAGTGCTGCAACATTCAAACACAGTGCAATCAACAGATGCTTTGCTTCAGCTTATAAAGTCATTTAAGATCACACTGAGGAGCACATGTCCCTGAATGCTCCAATGTCGACCCCAAATTATCTGCTGGGCATCTCAAAACTCTTTGCCTACAGTGCCATCCAGTGGTGCTGATGAAAACAGCCACAATATGACACAAGGACACGCAGTAAATTGGCGACCTGGCCAGGACGCACCCCGCCtatcgcccaatgtcagctgtgattggctccatcCCTGCAAATGATGAGCgatatagataatggatagatAAAGAATGAATATAAGACAACCCATAAATGCTTTAAAACGTCACAACAGCTCGATGTAAGAAAACAGTCAAGAGGTGCGTTGCAGTATCTCATTGTTTTATTAGCCAGTACAGAAGATTAACTGTGTTGTAAGGCTCTGTTCTTACTAAGTTTAcacaccagagaccagagatGACAGCAGCTTACGATACACACTGAAAGAGGTCAGTGATgtctacaaaacaaaaaagatacGACTTTAAATCAGGTAAAGCGATAGTGTTTCAACACATGAAAATCATAACACTGTAATTCACAGAGCTTCCTTATACACCGTCTCCTCAATGACAATAAGTTACTGTGCAAGTTCTGACAAGAGTAAAACTACGGGGCAGGTGTCACCTTCGATCTAAGATAGTCAGATGTGAAAACAACCCAACTGTGATGACgtagttttttgtttgtgtgatgtttACTATAGTTGAAGCATGCAAGTTTATACGATGCCACTGTCTGCAGAAAAGGATATTGACAAGGATACACAAGCTAGAAGCACAGaggtgcgtgtgcatgtgtgtgtgttgttcagatCGTTCTGTTATGGTTTCTGATTCTGCTCATGGACTCCACTTAGTTATTCTCTCCCGTTTCTATAATCTCATTATATTAATGTATGGCCACTCTCACCTTTCAACATGGCtgttaatacatttaatgtaCGTTAAGTGCAAAGATAGATGCTGGGAGCTTGAAGTTGTTTTGCCACTTAAGAAAAGACTGGATGTAACATAGTGATAAATCCTTTTCCATATTCATTAATCAAAACAActtaacattttgaataaataattacatGCACTGTAGAGATAAGGTTTTGCTTCCTATAAGTTACCacactaaaactaaaacagttTTTACTGACACATGGTGCAGTGTTTAAGTTGAGAGGATGAAGTGAAATATAGCATATCACAATTTTTCTTCATTAAGCAACAttgtaaagaaacaaagaaatatgaaaCCAACTTAAAGTTTGATGTATGTATTGGTCAGTCTGCAGTCAGCCATTATTTCATATAGTTCTATTCACTGAAAGTTCCACGATGTATCCGATGATGCAACTTGAGCTACAACAAGAAAACTCGGAGTCTGTATGCCAAGTAGACCTCTAATTGCTCTTACACACCGATAAGCAGAATCAGAAATCATtctaaaatgaattaaatccCACATCTTAAAGAACTTGGCTCAAAAGAACCCAACACTAGGACTGTGGGACTGATTGAGAGTAAATGGAGTATTGATGTTCAGGGAGCGAGGGGTCCCAGCCTCAGCTCGACGTGGTGTGTGAGCCAAATGGCGTCGGGGGTGCTGTCGCCTCCCTCCTCGGTTGGCCTGACGGGAGCTGCGAGGTTGCGGAAGTCGTGTCTGATCTTAAATGAGACCGTCACATCCCCATCGTCTTCCTTCTGGGGGATCACTTTGATGAAGAAACCAATCTTGTTGGATTTCCTGAAGGCAACCACACTGTGGAGAGGACAGAGATCAGGTTAGGAGTTACCTCATACTATTAATTCTGTATTTCTCAGTCATAAGCGGCCCAAAGAACACATTTTCAGTCCAAAGCTTTTCCAACTAGGGACGAAAGCTGTGACTCTAATTAGGAAACAGTTGGTTTTTGGGTCAGTGGCTGAGGCCAGGGTTACTTTAGTTAGAGTAAGGATAAGGCAAAATGAGTGCAGATCTATGTAATGTACCCAAAAGTGATCTGTGGCGatgtgtgagtttgtttgtgtgtgaatttaCGCACTCTGGGTCGTCCTGGAAGTCTTGAGGTTCAGCCAGTTCATCAtactcagcagcagcatccttcCCTGCCAACACCAGCTCCTTGCTGGGAACTATAACCTGAGCAGAAATGCAGACGCAATATTTTCAGGGTATGTGAGGGATCGATGACTATAAATGAGCCTCTGCCACTTGTACagtaaaatatacaatatgtctaaaGGACAAAAATGTACAGCATTCACAAACTTTGCTTCCTCTGTCCAGGACTGTCCCCTTTTCAAATTTTAAGTTTGAACTAGTTTGACATGAAATGGTCCGAATCTAATTCCAATGGTCAAACTGATAttgagcgccctctgctggaaaATGAGGCAATTACTTCATATGGTCTGATGCACTTCAGTGTTCCCTTGAGTATTTTTTAAGCAGTTGGAGACGGCCAAACCCCGCCCTCTCCCCCAATTTATGATTTGACCCCCTCATATAAAAcatcgcttcttctgcaacaatgaccCTAAAACACAGCGTTGTGTGATAATCTGTGGTGagcttctctcctgtctgcagcctaagtgtgtttgtgtttctgctcgtCTCCATCCATCTTCACACCGACTCtgacaatcacatttatttagttattaaaggatggtgtcggatcatgaatccagatcgttccggtcactttaaccctgaaaGTCTTGAAGTCTTTAACCCCGTGTGTCTCTTCACTTgaggtgtgtgtggcaggtgaactgTGTGCGCACAAAATGTTGCACTTTTTTTCCCGATGTGTTTTTTCCATGTGCCTCGTAAATTGTAGAGtagatcaaacaaacacaaagtaaacttgaTAAACCAGCGGGGGAGTGGAGAGAGACGATACTCCAGCATCATAAAAGGTGACTGAATCTTTAATGTGCATCTGGCCTGATCCTGAGGCAGCGACGGTAATCATTTTGCAGAGCCAGAGCACAGCcacaaaatgaatgaagcagAAACGTGCACTTCTAGACTGAATATTTTGTATTCTAACAAACTGTTACAGTTTGAAAATGAGCCCTTGTTTGAATTAGAAATacaaaaagtgacagccctTGTTCTGTTATATAGCCTCATCTAATGAAGTGGACAAAACCGTAAACTGATTTTTAGTTCTAGTGTTAATGTTTAGGTTTGTAGTAAAAACTTTTGCACAgataattacttttttattgttatcaATTATCAATAACTTTGGGGAAGCTGCATGAAAAACTAACTATTGGGTTATGTTCATATTACAGGCCTACAGTTAATGCAATCTTCCGAGCTTGGGGCTTGGACCACAGTTTTTCACTCAGGTGTAACCGCTGTGTCAGTTTTTCTAATATTCACTAATCACTTTACTAATTTTGAATAGATATTTTCACCGCTCTCAAAAGGACTGAATGTGtatcacattcatcacagcaGATGAAATGTGTCCAAAATCTAAATTGGTtcttctgatttattttcattcgcACTTCTGAGTCAACAGTCATTTCTGTCTCAggcaaaacacaaatttaataTAATCTACTGGTAAAATCCAAGTACCCACACGATCATCAACAAACGTACATACGGGTATAACACATAAACCATAAGAGGTGAGTGAACTCAGCCTTGGGAAAAGCAGGAATGTGAAATCGGCCGAGCATGGCTGGATGTGGTTCTCACCGCCCTCCAGGTGGTTTAAATATCTTATCAAGCAGAATGACATTACTGTGACCTCTGTTTGGCCGTAATGTGAATGGAAATGAGTCATGAAGATGCTCTGATTTGGCCGGCAGCTCTTCTTTACCCAGTCTGGCCCATGACTTCATCCCTGAGGAGGCCAAGACAAACAGCCTGCAGTCACCGAGGGACTCTCAGCGTCTGCTGGCAACAGGCAGCTCGGTCTAACATTTTCCACAGGAACACAGCACTCTGAGCTGCGCCTGTGACAGCTGACAGATGGAGGTAAAAATTGGACCTAACTGCTCTGCATAAGAGACGATGTGAAGGCTAACTATTCTATAAGTAACCAGCAGCATGAAAGAGCTGACCACTCTGATCGCTGAAGCTCGCCGCTGCAAAGAATGCAGCAACACCGTTCGATATATCATGCAATATTTAACCAGAGGCAGACGCGAACTGTGCCAGGGCTTTATATTATTCAAGAAGAAACAAATTATGCTCTTTCCAGCAGTTCAAGCTCCATTTATCGATGTTTGACCACGATGCGGGGCGGACTACCAACCACGCTCACTGACTCACAGCCCTGACATGTTTTTGAAAGTATAGACAAATACCTTGGCAGTGCTGTTGATGTCATCAGGATCTTCCTCCTCACAAGCAGTCAATGAGACGTGGGTGATGTTCTCTACAGGGTTGGTCAGAGTCAGCAGCACTTGGCTCTCCTaaacagacagaatgaaaacCACTTAAGTTAACTTTTCAAAAGTTGTCTAAGTTCACTACGGGGTTCTTAAAGTAACACTCTGTACTTTTGAATACTAACAGGGAGGATTGTTAATACCTCACTAAATATCTGGGGGACGGGGATACTTGCTGAAGAATGGGAAGCAGCAGTTTGTTCTGATTAGGGAAGTTTGTGACAAGCAACTCCTTTGAAAGGTTAAATGCCTTCTAGACAGTCCCTGATATAAGCAGTGTTTCCCAATTATTACTTAGACTGTGGCAGCCCGCCATTGTCTCCCTTGCCATCTCTGACTCTCTTACTTTCCACACATGCAGCCCTCGCCATAATTTCGGCCATAGGTGTGCACATTCCTGCAAGGGTCATGCAGTTCTCAGCAAGCGGGAGACTAAATCATTTACCTGTCACTGCGTGCTCTCATGCAAATGCACACGCACCTGGTGCACAGCTACTGACACAGATTGATCTAATTCGATGGGAAACACTAACATTAGCATATCAATCTCTTTGCATTACTGTGTTTTTACTAACAAGTGTTAAACGACGCCTTCCCTCTCGTCTCATAGTTTCTCAGGCTTAAAATAGAGCAACACGCTCTCCATTAGAAATTGTGATATATCTTTGTTCTTTGTGTACATTAACTTTTATTATCTTGTCCCTAATGtgattttgttatattgcttttGCTTGTTAATAGCTTATGTACTCTTTTACGGCTTTGTTTTGTAGTCTCATTATTTAAACGGCAGTCTTTACAGCAGTTGGTACAGTCCTATTCATCTTGGGTATAATGTGGTTGGCCTACAAAGCTAATTTCACTGAAGGACAATAAAAATTGAGACTTGTTGAAGTCACTACAAAGTTGTTTCCGCATCATGTCACACACTCAAGGTCGCGTGGTTAAGATGACGCacagaatgaataaaacatttaaaagatataTTCCTGTCAGAACCAGAGCACACACTGACCTTCACGAACCGGAGATTTGGAATGGACATAATTCTCACTTCAGGGATATAACTCCTGTGAGAAGAGTAGACAGAAGGACAATCAATTCACTGTAACACTCAATCACAGTCAAAGTGCACATCACTCATTCAATCTAAATCTGTATTAATGaattgttaaaatgaaaaacaacagcagttaaGTTGAATGTATTGGATtaagatattatatatatatatatatatatatatgcagctTTAACTTTACTACAACTGAGAACTTAAGTTATAGGTCAATCTAGGTTACCACAACAAAGGAAAGGCAAAGCAATACAATTTAAGTACAGCTAGTTAAAAATCAATCATTCCAACAACTCCTGAGAACATTATCACAACATCTGTATGATTACAACATTACACTTTATAGAGGCAATGGTTTATTTTGCAAAAGTATTGAAATattgtgtaaaaacatttaagaatTAAAATATCTGTTTGATATTAAACTAAATGAGCTTAACGTTGAAACTTAAGGACCTTAATCGAATGAAACTACATCCGACTTGAGGCTGATTGCTATTTTAAATGGAAACATTGCGTTCAGTAACATTGTGAAAAACGTTTGAGACAGAATCTGATGTCCGATACTCACACAGCCACCAGCTGAATTTTAAACTTGATTGAAGTAGGATTAAACTCTGGCTTGCTCAAATTGTGCTCACATTTCTGGTGGAGGAAATTAGGAAAAATGTTATAACATAACTGTGATCTTTCTAAATGCAATGACCTATAATTGATAGAGAGGAGTAAAACCCTGAGGTGGTACTGACCCTGCAGCGCAGTGAGCGCTTCATCAGGAGGTGTTTGTGTCTGGGGTGGAGCTGAGACGCCCCTGCAGGCTGGAAGTCAGGCTGCAGGAGCCGCTGCCGCAGCGTGGTCACTGACGTCAATGAAACACAGATTTAACTCAACATCAGTTAGAGAAACACAAGTTATTGTTGATGCTTAATGATTTCTGTACAGAGGTCTTACCCTCCGGTAAACTGATGGGCCTGGTGTAACAATCTTCAGGCAGGGGCTCCACTTCATCAAGGGCCTGGGCCGGCTCAATAGTGATCTCCTTCTGGTCCTCACCCTCTTTAAGGCTGGTGGAGTCAAACAAATACTGCTGTCAACaatctgttgtttgtcttaAAATGATGGTATTTAACACtcattaaatacattataaacaaacCAGAAGTACAGgtggtttggggggggggggtttagcACATTGACCTCTCATTATCTTAACCTGTATCTAAGACCCCGTTCAGACCTTATATTAAGAAATCtaatcacaagtggacagacTTAAGTTTATCTATTCACGTCAGGCATTATTAGGCATCAGGAATGCATCCCCTGTgaacacttgtgatcagatctcactcccctgctctatatgcaaatcaTCATGTATGTCATTTTgaaaattatgttgtttttaccatGTCTGTGCATACAGATGTGCCCAatgaaaacgtgtgtgtgtgtgtgtgtgtgtatgtgtacacgtgtgtgtgtgtgtatgtatacacgtgtgtgtgtgtgtgtgtgtgtgtgtgtcattgtgggACTAAATAAATCAATGGGCTGCcctcaaacaaatcaacata
This window of the Paralichthys olivaceus isolate ysfri-2021 chromosome 9, ASM2471397v2, whole genome shotgun sequence genome carries:
- the dctn4 gene encoding dynactin subunit 4 isoform X1 — protein: MASLLQPDKVVYLVRGEKRIRAPLSQLYFCRYCSELRSLECVSHEVDSHYCPSCLENMPSAEAKLKKNRCVNCFDCPCCMHTLSTRATNIPAPLPDDPTKTAMKKAYYLACGFCRWTSRDVGMADKSVASGGWQEPENSHTQRINKLIEYYQQLAHREKQERDRKKLARRRQCMPLAFSQHTIHVVEKYGLGTRLQRQRSGAPISSLAGLSLKEGEDQKEITIEPAQALDEVEPLPEDCYTRPISLPEVTTLRQRLLQPDFQPAGASQLHPRHKHLLMKRSLRCRKCEHNLSKPEFNPTSIKFKIQLVAVSYIPEVRIMSIPNLRFVKESQVLLTLTNPVENITHVSLTACEEEDPDDINSTAKVIVPSKELVLAGKDAAAEYDELAEPQDFQDDPDVVAFRKSNKIGFFIKVIPQKEDDGDVTVSFKIRHDFRNLAAPVRPTEEGGDSTPDAIWLTHHVELRLGPLAP
- the dctn4 gene encoding dynactin subunit 4 isoform X2: MASLLQPDKVVYLVRGEKRIRAPLSQLYFCRYCSELRSLECVSHEVDSHYCPSCLENMPSAEAKLKKNRCVNCFDCPCCMHTLSTRATNIPAPLPDDPTKTAMKKAYYLACGFCRWTSRDVGMADKSVASGGWQEPENSHTQRINKLIEYYQQLAHREKQERDRKKLARRRQCMPLAFSEKYGLGTRLQRQRSGAPISSLAGLSLKEGEDQKEITIEPAQALDEVEPLPEDCYTRPISLPEVTTLRQRLLQPDFQPAGASQLHPRHKHLLMKRSLRCRKCEHNLSKPEFNPTSIKFKIQLVAVSYIPEVRIMSIPNLRFVKESQVLLTLTNPVENITHVSLTACEEEDPDDINSTAKVIVPSKELVLAGKDAAAEYDELAEPQDFQDDPDVVAFRKSNKIGFFIKVIPQKEDDGDVTVSFKIRHDFRNLAAPVRPTEEGGDSTPDAIWLTHHVELRLGPLAP